CGCAGCCCCAAGGACCGGCGGGCCCCGTCGTCCCGGATCAGGACCTCGTTAAGCAGCTCCTCGACCAGATGGAGCTGAAGCACCTCGTGGACGAGGAGGGTGACCTCGTCGCACCGTGGGAGCAGTTCCGTACGTACTTCATGTTCCGCGGCGAGGGTGACCAGCAGGTCTTCTCGGTGCGGACGTTCTACGACCGGCCCCACCAGATCGACGAGAAGCCGCAGCTGCTGGAGTCCATCGACGACTGGAACCGGCGGACCCTGTGGCCCAAGGTGTACAGCCACACCCATGACGACGGCACCGTCCGCCTGATCGGCGAGGCCCAGATGCTGATCGGCACGGGCGTGAGCCTGGAGCACTTCGTCTCGTCCACGGTCAGCTGGGTGCGGGCCGCGATCGAGTTCGACAAGTGGCTCGTGGAGCAGCTCGGCCTCGAGCAGGAGGTCAACGAAGCGGAGAAGCCCGAGGACGACGAGTAAGTCCTGGTCCTCAGCGGAGCCCGGCCAGGGCACGGGCCACCGCGGCCGCGTGCCGGGGCCGGGCTCTCGCCGTCCACAGCCTGTGGAAAACTCTGCTGATCTCAGCCGGCCAGCGCCTTCAACCGCTTCACCGCCTCCTCCAGCACGCCCGTCTGCTTGCAGAACGCGAACCGTACGAAGGGTGCGCCCGCCTCCCGGTGGTCGTAGAAGACGGCGTTCGGGATGGCAACCACCCCGGCGCGCTCCGGCAGCGCGCGGCAGAAGGCGAAGCCGTCACTCTCGCCGAGGGGGCGGATGTCGGTGGTGATGAAGTAGGTGCCGGCGGGCTTGAACACCTCGAAGCCGCTCTCCACAAGCCCCGCCGCCAGCAGGTCCCGCTTGACCAGCATGTCCTCCCGAAAGGCCGTGAAGTACGAGTCCGGGAGCTTCAGCGCCTCGGCGACCGCGTACTGGAACGGGCCGGAGGAGACGTACGTCAGGAACTGCTTCGCCGACCGCACCGCCGTGACCAGCTCCGGCGTCGAGGTCACCCAGCCGACCTTCCAGCCGGTGAAGGAGAAGGACTTCCCGGCCGAGCCGATGGTGACGGTCCGCTCGCGCATGCCGGGGAACGTGGCCAGCGGCAGATGCTCGGCGTCGTCGAAGACCAGGTGCTCGTACACCTCGTCCGTGACCACCAGCAGATCCCGCTCGATGGCCAGCTCGGCGATCGCGGTCAGCTCCTCCCGGGTGAGGACGGTGCCGGTCGGGTTGTGCGGGGTGTTGATCAGCAGGAGGCGGGTGCGGTCGGTCACCGCGTCGCGCAGCTCGTCGAGGTCGAGGCGGAAGCTGCCGTCGTGCGGACGGAGAGTGACCGGCACGCGCGTGCCGCCCGCCATCGCGATGCAGGCCGCATAGGAGTCGTAGTACGGCTCGAAGGCGATCACCTCGTCGCCGGGTTCGAGCAGGGCCAGGAGAGAGGCGGCGATCGCCTCGGTCGCGCCCGCCGTCACCAGGACTTCACGGTCCGGGTCGTACGACAGCCCGTACCGCCGCCGCTGATGCGCCGCGACGGCGCCGCGCAGCTCGGGGATGCCGGGACCCGGCGGGTACTGGTTGCCGCGGCCGTCGCGCAGGGCGCGCACCGCCGCCTCCCGGACTTCGTCGGGCCCGTCGGTGTCGGGGAAGCCCTGGCCCAGATTGATCGACCCGGTCCGCAGGGCGAGCGCGGACATCTCGGCGAAGATCGTCGTCCCGAACTCGGCGAGCCGGCGGTTGAGGAGCGGGCGTGCGCTTGAGGTCATGCCGGTCATCCTGCGCCCAAGCTCTGGACTTCCTCAACTCTGCTTTGACAGCCAAGGCGGCCGGGCATGCCCAGGTCACGCAACCAACGGAGCGCCCACGGGGGGTCGCTCCGAGGTAAACGGAAGGAGGGTGACGCCATGACCATCGGCATCATCCTGACGGTCTTCATCGTCCTGCTCTTCGCGGCCCTGTTCGCCAATGCGCGCAGGAGCGGCCGGACGCGTCGCCTGCGCGCGGGGCGGTACGGCGGGAGCGGCGCCGCCGGCGGCGGGAGCTGGTGGGTCGGCGGGGGAGACAGTGGCGGCGGCTCGTCGTGCGGCGGCGGGTCGTCCTGTGGTGGTGGATCGTCGTGCGGGGGCGGCGGTGGGGGTGGCGGATGCGGTGGTGGAGGCAGCTGACACGGGGCAGCTGAGCTCCCCCGAAGGGGGAACCGCATCCGACCACGTGGCCCGCGCCTGCTGCCGGGCCCGCATCGCGCCCGCCGGGGACAGCTCCCGGCGGGCGCTCGTGCGCTGAGGCGCGCGCCATATGCGCTGAGGCGCACGCCGTGGTTGAACAGTTGAGCTGTGGAGCCCACTGAGGGATGGAAACCCTACGAAGTTGGGTAAAAACGCTGTGGAGGCGCCTCAGTTCATGATTCCCTCTATATCACCAAAGCAGCCCCTCGGACGTCCCGCGAACACCTGTTCCCGACCGGGCTGACCGGGCTGATCTACCGGCGTGGACCGGGAAGTGCCGGACCCACCCCTCCCTTTTTCTTTGCGTGCTAGCGGAGCCGACCCATGCTCACGACCCTGAAAACCTCGTACACCGACACGCGCGCGGCCGACCTCGCCTGGGCCCTGGGGCGTGAGCCGCTTCCCGCACTGGCCACCCT
This genomic window from Streptomyces sp. DG2A-72 contains:
- a CDS encoding YbjN domain-containing protein, producing MTIDPSSIPNFGGQPEPQPQGPAGPVVPDQDLVKQLLDQMELKHLVDEEGDLVAPWEQFRTYFMFRGEGDQQVFSVRTFYDRPHQIDEKPQLLESIDDWNRRTLWPKVYSHTHDDGTVRLIGEAQMLIGTGVSLEHFVSSTVSWVRAAIEFDKWLVEQLGLEQEVNEAEKPEDDE
- a CDS encoding pyridoxal phosphate-dependent aminotransferase codes for the protein MTGMTSSARPLLNRRLAEFGTTIFAEMSALALRTGSINLGQGFPDTDGPDEVREAAVRALRDGRGNQYPPGPGIPELRGAVAAHQRRRYGLSYDPDREVLVTAGATEAIAASLLALLEPGDEVIAFEPYYDSYAACIAMAGGTRVPVTLRPHDGSFRLDLDELRDAVTDRTRLLLINTPHNPTGTVLTREELTAIAELAIERDLLVVTDEVYEHLVFDDAEHLPLATFPGMRERTVTIGSAGKSFSFTGWKVGWVTSTPELVTAVRSAKQFLTYVSSGPFQYAVAEALKLPDSYFTAFREDMLVKRDLLAAGLVESGFEVFKPAGTYFITTDIRPLGESDGFAFCRALPERAGVVAIPNAVFYDHREAGAPFVRFAFCKQTGVLEEAVKRLKALAG